In Helianthus annuus cultivar XRQ/B chromosome 3, HanXRQr2.0-SUNRISE, whole genome shotgun sequence, a single window of DNA contains:
- the LOC110886829 gene encoding uncharacterized protein LOC110886829 gives MSTCYSNLPSPVQNHDILIDEPSNDQKDLFSSHGFIENGSVPTLMSGKYEEDDTEDEESEFKMGRLIRQASLNSSHMSTPQQTTKLMRASSSFPRYLSQNSKTNQEKVMNMRKVESMNERNRNKSSMKLGKNINGGAPTIPAGGWGDKGSSEDMKAQIKFWARAVAFNLHQEC, from the exons ATGTCTACATGTTATTCTAATCTTCCTTCCCCAGTTCAGAATCACGATATCTTGATCGATGAACCATCGAACGACCAAAAAGACTTGTTCTCAAGTCATGGTTTCATCGAGAATGGGTCCGTGCCAACCTTGATGAGCGGAAAATACGAAGAAGATGATactgaagatgaagaaagtgAGTTCAAGATGGGACGGTTGATTAGGCAAGCATCTCTCAACTCTTCACATATGTCTACTCCTCAACAAACCACCAAG CTTATGAGGGCAAGCTCGAGTTTCCCGCGATACTTGTCACAAAACTCGAAAACAAATCAAGAAAAGGTTATGAACATGAGGAAAGTGGAAAGCATGAACGAGAGAAACAGAAACAAAAGTTCCATGAAGTTAGGGAAGAACATAAATGGTGGTGCACCAACAATCCCAGCTGGAGGATGGGGTGATAAGGGTTCATCAGAAGACATGAAGGCACAGATCAAGTTCTGGGCTAGAGCAGTGGCTTTCAATCTGCATCAAGAGTGTTAA
- the LOC110883676 gene encoding calcium-binding protein PBP1 — MATNNKKYEFHDFLPLMAEKLGGDGLIDEMYKGFQLLMDRDKGVITFDSLKKNSSFLGLHDQSDADLLSMLRVGDLDGDGALSQMEFCVLMFRLSPGLMEQSEFLLEQALQQEFDDF, encoded by the coding sequence ATGGCAACCAACAACAAAAAATATGAGTTCCATGATTTCTTACCTTTGATGGCTGAAAAACTGGGAGGAGATGGTTTGATTGATGAAATGTACAAAGGGTTTCAGCTGCTGATGGATCGCGATAAAGGGGTGATCACTTTCGATAGTTTGAAGAAGAATTCTTCATTTTTAGGTCTTCATGATCAATCCGATGCTGATCTTTTGAGCATGTTGAGAGTAGGCGATTTAGATGGAGATGGTGCACTCAGTCAAATGGAATTTTGTGTTCTTATGTTTAGATTGAGCCCCGGTTTGATGGAGCAATCTGAGTTTTTGTTAGAACAAGCCCTGCAACAGGAGTTTGATGATTTTTGA